agactATTATCAGCTTTACTGATATACAAAGGGAAGTCTGCAGAAAGGGCTAGATATCAAGGCTGAAAACAGCTACACAATCACAGAAATTCTTACTTTTTATGTGGAAGAAATACAGAGgaacaatataaacaaaattctcAAAGGTACATCAATGCTACATCAATAaccaatgaaaattttcaagctttggcaattttttaaagaattaaacaagTGTGACACAGAAGGGCCTTGACAGGTAAACTTGAAGATTAGAAAATAAAGATTTGCTATTCAGTGTGGCTCTATGAGGACCGAGTATAAGACTTTTTAACCTATTAATTTCAATACTTGCAGTACTCATCACCAGTTCAAGCATCACTGATATTTGcttatcatatcataaaattgTAAACAGTCTTAAAAACATGAATTCTGAATTATTAATCTATTGATTTTAGAGCTTCGAAACCCCAGAAACCAATCAAACTGATCTTCATTTTAcgaataaaacatatataaaagtaaatatcAGCTggatacaaaatatatataaaaaaaatgaataatcaaGTAATTGATTCtacaaaaaatgaaatggaAAACAGATGTTGGTGAGACATTGTTAACGAACCTTCAATAACTCATGCTTTGTTTATCAGAGAGATTCAGCTTCTTTGCTTCCAAGATTCGGGGactttttaaaatgaaattgtcaAGAGTAGGGtaaacaacaaatttaaaatacttACCAAAAAGAAGccaacaaatttaatataaggtTCGCTTGGATGCAGAGAAAATGCAAGATATTGGAAGGAAAATGTAAATAGTGACattgaaatatttgaattttacttGTTTGCTTTGTGGCAAAAGAGATCACAAGCAGTTCTTTATGttcttttctttgtaatttttatcCATAGATGAGAAGGTGACTTCTTCCAAGATATTAAATGCCCTCAACTCTCAATCCTTCATCATCTGAAAAGCAGTGGAAAttagaattctttttttttcaagtttttatcatTTGGGGACTTGGCCTGATTGAAGCCTGGCATGGATCTGCCTAATGCtattaaaaagagaaatgtatatatacaaaatgagtAACTGAAAGTAATTGTCCCCTATGGTAGCTTGAGTGGTAAAGTCCAGACCTTTCTCCTGCTTGGCCTGATCAGTTAGGGCCCAAACAGATGATCCAGCACAAGCTGTTCATAAAATAAAGTTGGGAATTTAATTTGCCCATTTCTCCACATCAGTGAGGTATTATTGTTCTTCCACACTGTACCTCATAGAAagcaagcaaacaaacaaatttcTCAGTTGGAACATAAATCTGGAAATTAGATAGTTTCCATTATCACTACTTATGAATTCCAGGCTGGTCTCTTATTCAACcactaactaaaaaattagagaATGGTGCAGCAAAATACTTATCTAAAGAATAAGTTTTGTATAAGCGAGTTAATCAAGATTAACCAATCACCACAGAGAGAATAATGTGTTTCCAGTGGAACCATTGGTGGTTCCAATATACTATCAAGGACTAACTCCTAACATCAGAATAcaaatgtagaaaaataaaacacagaTTTTTCACGAGAAAGAAAAACTATACACAAAATATAAGCACATTCTACAGAGAAGAATTATACTTCTTTTTTCATATAAGAAGTCAGAAACTTCTCATACCTTAGCGATAAATTACATGATCACTCAACTCCAGTCTTCAATGACATAAACTCTTGTATGTGCAAAGCTCATATATTCACATTTTGTTGAATTGTCATCTGTGTCTTCATACAAGTATCAGGAGTGAAGGAAGTGTTCTACGTGACTCTTTTACATACAAGCATCCAAAAATCTAGTcaattcaaatacaaagttcTAAATTGTAATTGCCACTCCATGCAGTCCTCAAAATCAAAACTGCTTGCACAGTCTAATAAAGCATTTTGCTGTTGTTCGTAGCGACATATGTAATTCAAGCCAACAAGGAGCTCACAGACAGCTGCCTCCACCTTTTCCCTGTCAGCAAAATACAGTGTTTGCAGCAGTAGAACATTTGTCCGCATCACAATTTGCTGTTGCTCGAAATTTCGTTCACTTTGCCACCTGATCATATTATGAGCCAGTGGAGCAAGCCACTTCAGTATCCCATCAAGGGTCTCTTTCCAATCATGGGCAAGTGGAGCATCATATATTGCCAGATTTTTGATATAAGTCTTGAGTTTAGTCTTAAGAGACGTTCTTAAGCTAGCAGGCAACATATGATATAAATCATCCCCAGCTTCCTTGCCAATTAAATGAGGGTATCGAAGCAGCTTCTCTATGACAATTATGACATTGGCATAATGCAGGGCAAGTGCAGAACCGCCCACAGTTGAGGGAGAAGCATATGCGTTCAACCTGTTCTTGGGGCCGAATGGTGCACCGTTTATCATGCCACACACAGACTGTCTAACGCTGATTTGACTGTGGATAAAAGAGCCAGAATGAATAGGCTCTCTCTTCAAACTGCCATTGCCAACACTGCAACGACTTGAAATTTGACTACTTCGTTCCTCACAATCAATTCCATCATCATCAAACTTCGAAACTGAACTGCCTAATCTAAGACACTCCATAAAAAGCCTTGCAGGACTAGCCCCACACGGAACATTAAAATCATCCACTCTACACAATGCTACTTCACCTCTCCTTGAGTCAATCTGAGACTTCAAACTTAGCTCCCCTTTTTCCAGTCCACATTTCTCAATTAACCCTGAATGATACCCATTACTACTACGCCTGCTGAGACCCCGTTTCAATGGACCTGAAACCACTTGGATGTGACCCGAAACCTGTCTGTATTCATCCTTCAACACAATAGAATGTTCCTCACCCAACACAAGAATGTCACTCCTTAAAGCAGTCTCCCCAAAAACAACACAAATCCTGGCATAAATTGTACACACTGTCCTAGCTAACAACTCAACAACCTTATCATAAGTTTGATTCCAAAGCGAAATTTCCTTAAGATGCCGCACATCCTGCTTCTGCCAAACCAACTTTTGCTCAAACGCTCTGCGACTTTCTTCATGGTGATTCTGTTGAAATTTCTTAGACGTTTGTTCCAACTCATTCAAAACCTCCAATTCACTATACAAATTGGCAGTTGCATTGACAAACCTCTCCATTTTTCTCACCATACTCTCCATATCTTTAACCAAAAACCCCAATTCTTTAACATCAACAACTCCTTTCATAACATCATTATACACATGCTCAAATCCTTGTAAAGCTGGTTCACAACATTTCTTCCCTAACCTGGAGACAACACCAGCAACCCGGTTCAAGTCATCCAACTTCTCAGCTAAAGCAAGCCGAAGAAGATAATTTTGATCAGTTGAAACTAAGTACTTAATCCCCTCGGAGTTCAAGATCTCAGCTTTCAGCTTCGAGATCTCGGAATCTGTCAAAGATTTATGCAAATGAATAGTCTTTGACATGACATTAGCCACTTCGAAAGAAAGGATCCCAATGAAGTGTTTAGCTTCATGACTTTTGGGGCCCCTTTTTTTCTTGGAAGAAGGCTCGACAAGAAAAACGTGTTTaagatgttagttttttttctttcttcatggcttcatgcatggtaactgctttcttcatggcttcatgcatggtaactgctttcttcatggcttcatgcatggtaactgcagcagttacctcttcatgggataatggtaactgcttcatgcagttacttcttcatggtgtaatggtctgtaactcccatgtcataactccacaatttgcgtagcattcttgatggtagaatgcttcttcaggctataaatagggtccctgggtgagctttttctacactgaaaacatacaccattctatgagaaaaagagatcacctggaagacgaagGTTCAGaacaatttccagaggattattctgcatcaaatcgtcaagcaatggctggaggttagtgtttaatattccgcaatttagttttggtttctatcttgcatattcagtatatatatatgcttagatagagaccatatacatgattcttacatttggtatcagagcttttttatgcctctgccttgctttgatgtgttaaacatgcataattttatgaaatcccgaatttctttagagagagaaagttggctgttggcattttttgaataaaatttttatttagatgaattctacatcaaaaactgagaattttgatatatggaacgtcaaaatcagagttttaTAGGCTGATTTAGAGTGCAAAATGTATACGGGTCTGAAACCGGGTCTGTCGACCCGAATCTTGACCCGGCTAGAGGTCAGGGACGATCTTCAGATGACATGTCgtttgcttttggtttctatAGACGACATGTCATACGCATCACTTCTGTCTCTTTTGTTATGCACTGCCAGCCGACATGTCATTTGCATTCATCTCCAGTGGATGACATGTCGTTCATCTActatattaaaatgttaaaattttcttcagtTTCGTGTCTTGAACCCAGGCCACAAGACACAAGGTTCTGAACGAGACACTTGCCGCTCAGCCAATTTCATCTTCGTTGAAAATTTGGGACCTCATACATTGTTATATGCTTTAGGTTTAGTTTTCATGAATTTGgggttcaatttgaatatatttttggccttaataaaatatattttataatatgtgattgccaaaattattattattaattattggataatttaagtttcatttatccaatttttagtaatttaatattatttatatgattaattttatgcataattttagtttaattgaaattatactttaaataatttcttaaggattatatgcataaaattaaatgtcatgtgattagtataatatttgattgatcatagagtagccacagcatctttgattatatcaaagttatacattaagtatcctgggatcacatttagttatatgacatcaattgtaattaatcaatataagtatgataaattttatcccacaggaatttttattatatttatgtgattaattaggataaaataacaaattatttttcttaatctacccacaggaattaagaaaaggaatataatttgatagttttatcatacggtttatatatttgtagataaacctatttaaattaaaaacttagcccacaggcagtttttatgttatatggtttatatatttaacgcatgtttatacattggtagaacatgatattaattttgatagcttcaaatttagtgacttaagcgtgtatgttaatatttatttgcagttattcaacctgtgaatttctctgataatgtatgtgatgttcctattttgagtggtgacaattataaaatttggaaggagagaattcttctccaattagggtgtatggacattgattatgctattaggaaggatgaaccacctatagctacagaaactagcactcaaaatgaaattgccctgtatgaacgttgggagcgatctaatcgcttgagtatgatgttcatcaggacacgcatatctgctagtattcgtggttcaatccctgagtgtaataatgtcaggcaattactgaaggctattgatgaacagtttgagtcttcagataaagcacttgccagcactctaataacaaaatttacatcaatgaagctcactagtgttaaaggtgtgcgtgagcacatcatgcaaatgagggaTCTTGCGGCTCAACttaaggctcttgagattgagatgtctgaatctttcctggtgcatttcattctaaattctcttccacaacaatacggacctttcaaaatctcttataacacacataaggaaaaatggtcaatcaatgaacttctgaccatgtgtgttcaagaggaaggaaggttgttgattgaaaggaatgaaagtgcacatatggttacacaagggaAAAAGACGAAAAACCAAGCTAAGtataagggaaaggataaaatattcaatcagcccgaatttaagaaggaatccaaattttttttctgtaaaaagaaaggacatgtcaaaaaggattgcattaagtttaaagcttggcttgaaaagaaaggtaatccaatctcacttgtatgttatgaatctaatatggttgatgtttgtcataacacttggtggattgattctggttcaacaatccatgtttcaaataccttgcagggctttctaaaccaaaggaagccgatggccagtgaacaaagcatctattcaggaaataagatgcgttcacatgtggaagcggtcggaacgtgcagattagttttagattctggttttgttttggatttagaacgaaccttttatattccaagtttctctagaaacttgatttctgtttcaagacttgtaccctttggattttcctttacatttaatgaaactgtatttagtttgatttataaatctgcagttgtgggaaatggtacattgtctgatggtttgttccgaattcatttacaaaataatgtttcatttaatttgatgcatgttcaagataatgttggtattaaaagaagtgttatgaatgaaaattcttctacattgtggcatcggagattggtacatatctccatagaaagaattaaaaggttagtgaatgatggagtactagatactctagattttactgactttgatacttgtgtggattgtataaagggaaaacaaaccaacaagtcaaagaaaggtgccaagaggagttcagacatattagaaatcatacatacagatatttgttgtcctgatatggacgcttatggtcaaaaatacttcatctcatttattgatgattattcacgatacatgtatctctacatgctccataacaagaatgaagcattagatgcctttaaggttttcaaggcagaagtagagaaacaatctggaaaacaaattaaaatcgtgagatcagatagaggtggagaatattatggtaaatacactcatgatggacaagcacctggtccatttgcaaggtttcttgaagaaaatgggattgtTGCCCAATACACTATGCCTGGTTCTCCGGACCAAAATGGTATAGCAGAAAGAAGAAACCGAACTCTATTGGACATGGTGCGGAGTATGTTTAGCAGCTCCAAACTTCCTAAATCACTGTGGATAGAAGCTCTTAAAACGGCAGTGTATATATTAAACCGAGTTCCAACCAAGgctgtttctaaaacaccatttgagttatttaaaggttggaaaccGAGTTTGCGACATATACGCGTTTGGGGATGCCCGtctgaagtaagagtttataatccatatgagaagaaattagacccaaggactataagtggttatttcattggatatgctgaaaagtctaagggttatagattttattgtccatcacatagcactagaatagtggaatctcgaaatgcaaaatttcttgaaaatgacttaatcagtgggagcgatcaatctcaggatttaatttttgagaaagatcattcaggtactcaaccacccatttcgagtaatagattggttgttattcacaacacccctcaagttcaaatggatgttgaacaaccaatCAATGAAATTCCACAAGTTGCTGATAATACTCTAGTAGATCAAACTGTTCAACAACCGTCAGATATTGTTGAACCTCCAGTTGTACACTCTACTCCACAAGAGGatagtgttacaacattaagaagatcaactagaatgaagaaatcagctatttctagtgattatatagtgtatttacaagaaattgaccataatttaggagCCGAAGATGATCCTGTTACGTTTTTACAAGCAATGGATTgcagtaaatctattttgtggtacaatgctatgaaagatgagatggaatctatgaagagtaatggagtctgggatcttgtcaagttacctaatggggcaaaggccattgggtgtaaatgggtctataaaacaaagaaagactcattaggtaacatcgagagatataaagcaagactcgttgctaagggtttcactcaaaaggaggGAATCGATTATACAGAGACCTTTTCTCctgtatctaagaaagattcttttcgtattataatggcattagtagcccattttgacttagaactgcatcaaatggatgtgaaaacggcattcctcaatggagatttagaggaagaggtatatatgaaacaacctgaaggattctcctctagtgatggtgagcaattggtgtgcaagcttaggaagtccatatatggattgaaacaagcatcccgtcaatggtatttgaaattccatgaggttatctcttcatttggttttgaagagaatatcatggatcaatgtatataccagaaggtcagtgggagtaaaatttgtttccttgttctatatgtggatgatatattacttgcaaccaatgataaaggattgctttatgaggtgaaacaatttctctctaaaaactttgatatgaaagatatgggtgaagcgtcttatgtcattggcattaagattcataggaacagacctcaaggcatactaggtctatctcaagaaacctatatcaacaaagttttagaaagATTTCGGATGAAAGATTGTTCGCCGAGTATAGCaccaattgtgaagggtgataagttcaatttgaaccaatgccctaaaaatgaacttgaaaaggaacaaatgcagaacattccctatgcttcagctattggaagccttatgtatgctcaggtttgcacaagacctgatattgcatttgctattgggatgttaggaagatatcagagtaacccaggtatagaccactggagagctgcaaagaaagtgatgcggtaccttcaagggaccaaagaatacatgcttatatataaacgaactgataatttagaggtagttgGTTACTCCGATTTGGATTTTGCCGGctgtgttgattcaagaaaatcaacatctggatatattttcttgttagccggcggagccatatcttggaggagtgctaagcagtcattgattgctacatctaccatggaggctgagttcgtttcttgttttgaggctacatcacatggtgtatggttgaagagtttcatatctaggcttaggattgtggattctatttctaagccgttaaaaatttattgtgacaattcagctgctgttttcttggctaaaaataataaaagtagtagtcgaagtaaacatatcgacattaagtatttagccattaaggaacgtgtaaaagaaaataaagtggtcattgaacacgtcagcactgaattgatgatagccgatcctttgacaaaaggcatgccaccaaaaagttttaaggatcatgtagaGCGAATGGGAGTTGGTCTCATGTTGTAATAGTGATGGTACTGAgttccatcatgtgatttgatgtatatacattttctataataaaattattcagtttttcaattgattaagttttctcattttatgtgcacattttggttgagaaaataatcaattttggacctagaataaacataaggtttattcattaagtcATAAAGGAATGAATACATCgtgatacatggaagataatactcgttcttagaggacttatcgccatgattcatgtattttatttctttacttcagtatgtggattgatgggttacagaccaagtgggagaatgttagttttttttctttcttcatggcttcatgcatggtaactgctttcttcatggcttcatgcatggtaactgctttcttcatggcttcatgcatggtaactgcagcagttacctcttcatgggataatggtaactgcttcatgcagttacttcttcatggtgtaatggtctgtaactcccatgtcataactccacaatttgcgtagcattcttgatggtagaatgcttcttcaggctataaatagggtccctgggtgagctttttctacactgaaaacatacaccattctatgagaaaaagagatcacctggaagacgaagGTTCAGaacaatttccagaggattattctgcatcaaatcgtcaagcaatggctggaggttagtgtttaatattccgcaatttagttttggtttctatcttgcatattcagtatatatatatgcttagatagagaccatatacatgattcTTACATAAGATTGCTACTTACTTGGTTTCCCATCTTGAGTATCCAAGGTCCTGCCaccatttcttcttcttagaGATCTCAGCTGGGTAGTTGAAAGTTAAactcaaaaaacaaaaagctttCTGCAACAATTGATTGGTGTTGGAGAAAGTAAAAGTGGGAATCAAAAAGAAGAGCAGCTGTCTTGCAGACAAACTCTCATCGTGTATGTGTTTGTGGGAATCACTATTCAAACTAATTCAGTTTTTCAGGGTTTTCAAAAATGTTTGTGACTTCTGCTGCCACTGCCGTTCAATGtacttaaattgaattttgttgacttttttcttttctttctaagCATatagtttggataatattttattatcaaaataaaaaaattatcttaaagataaattatttaaaagtttattaagtataaataattactatgtttgataaaatttagtagatataaataattattatatttaattaaaggtaataaaagattattagtaaattattttacttaaatacctttgaatataattatttttaaatattttttatattatttatcatattaattaaaaataaatttatttttatcttaaaaaattaataaataataatataattataataaaatcaagattacctcggtaatctttaaatacctaaagtgaaaaTAGTAATcggattatcacttatattacatgttacgtcagcattggtaatagaagattattatactattttattactaacaaatcgaataagagaataaaatatagattagcAAGGTAATCttgaaaaactcaaaccaaatgcccccttaaGCATTTCAGAAATTTAGGCCATTTAAAAGAACCtgaatcaattatttatattactaaaATGCCTGAAGGATTGca
Above is a genomic segment from Mangifera indica cultivar Alphonso chromosome 3, CATAS_Mindica_2.1, whole genome shotgun sequence containing:
- the LOC123210324 gene encoding uncharacterized protein LOC123210324, which produces MVAGPWILKMGNQVSSNLKHVFLVEPSSKKKRGPKSHEAKHFIGILSFEVANVMSKTIHLHKSLTDSEISKLKAEILNSEGIKYLVSTDQNYLLRLALAEKLDDLNRVAGVVSRLGKKCCEPALQGFEHVYNDVMKGVVDVKELGFLVKDMESMVRKMERFVNATANLYSELEVLNELEQTSKKFQQNHHEESRRAFEQKLVWQKQDVRHLKEISLWNQTYDKVVELLARTVCTIYARICVVFGETALRSDILVLGEEHSIVLKDEYRQVSGHIQVVSGPLKRGLSRRSSNGYHSGLIEKCGLEKGELSLKSQIDSRRGEVALCRVDDFNVPCGASPARLFMECLRLGSSVSKFDDDGIDCEERSSQISSRCSVGNGSLKREPIHSGSFIHSQISVRQSVCGMINGAPFGPKNRLNAYASPSTVGGSALALHYANVIIVIEKLLRYPHLIGKEAGDDLYHMLPASLRTSLKTKLKTYIKNLAIYDAPLAHDWKETLDGILKWLAPLAHNMIRWQSERNFEQQQIVMRTNVLLLQTLYFADREKVEAAVCELLVGLNYICRYEQQQNALLDCASSFDFEDCMEWQLQFRTLYLN